Proteins encoded together in one Xyrauchen texanus isolate HMW12.3.18 chromosome 50, RBS_HiC_50CHRs, whole genome shotgun sequence window:
- the LOC127641065 gene encoding transcription factor 15-like has product MGSQHLRHGLPTTTTLSLHAMKSTAGEHGLAHAHPAHDTQSLPSDPDELDSGSDSSEKSTGAWSPTQGHKEGWRRRGGRRLACMSKQRQAANARERDRTHSVNTAFTALRTLIPTEPADRKLSKIETLRLASSYISHLANVLLLGEDCRDGQPCLKYHNILQSNTNIKTPPVKPICTFCLSNQRKLLRDGEKHTTA; this is encoded by the exons ATGGGCAGCCAGCATCTACGCCATGGACTACCCACAACAACCACTCTCTCTTTGCACGCCATGAAGTCCACTGCAGGAGAGCACGGGCTTGCTCATGCACATCCCGCACATGATACCCAAAGCTTGCCCTCAGACCCTGATGAGCTTGACAGTGGTAGCGACAGCTCTGAGAAATCCACCGGTGCCTGGAGCCCTACTCAGGGCCACAAGGAAGGGTGGAGGCGCCGTGGGGGCCGTAGACTTGCATGCATGAGCAAACAGCGGCAGGCAGCTAACGCTAGGGAGCGAGATCGCACGCACAGCGTCAACACCGCCTTCACGGCTCTACGCACCCTCATCCCCACGGAACCAGCCGACAGGAAGTTGTCAAAAATTGAGACTCTGCGCTTGGCATCAAGCTACATTTCGCACCTGGCTAATGTGCTTCTACTAGGGGAGGACTGCAGGGATGGGCAACCCTGCCTGAAATATCACAACATTTTACAAAGCAACACCAACATCAAAACCCCCCCAGTTAAACCCATCTGCACTTTCTGCTTGAGTAACCAAAGAAAACTG CTAAGAGATGGGGAAAAGCATACTACCGCATGA